From the Deltaproteobacteria bacterium genome, the window CACCGCTGCGCGCATGGGGTCCTCAAGCACGACACGGTCTGGATTATGGTCAGATAACTGATGACGAATGCGAGAAATCTTTTTATGTACCATGCCACTCCCCAAGAGCAGAATTTGATTATATCGCAATTTACCTAGCAGAGCGAATACGAAATATCACTTTCCCCCTTTGTCCTCTGTCAGCGATGTGGTAGGACAGGGCGCGTAGCTTCCTGCCATGAGAAAAGGAGACGTATGGCGTTTTTGAGAAAAGTGCCGTTGCTGGTGAGTAGTATTGGACTGCTCTGTGTGGCCCTCAGCCTGCCGCAGATAGGTGCTGCTCGTGACTCTGCCGTGGATGACTACCAAGACTACTCGACACTCTCGCGCATTTCAGATGAGGATCTGCGGAGTTTTGAAGATTATCTTGATGCCCATTGGGAGGTTGCGGATGATCTTTATAGCAACCCAGATTTGCTCAACGACCGCGCGTATATACGTAAGAACCCATCGCTCCGACGATGGTTGGTGACCCATCCGCGAGCGGCCCGAGCGATTCGTATGAATCCACGTGCCGTATTGTGGCACCAGCGTGATCGTCGAGACGACGAAGGGTCTCGACGAGAGTTAAGCGACCAAGACCTGCGCAGTTGGGAAGAATTCCTTGATGCGCATGACTCGATTGCCCGTGAGCTGTATCGTAATCCAGACCTGTTGAAGGACTCCACGTATATTCGGCGTAACGAAGCGCTGGATGACTGGCTCTATAGTCATCGCCGCGCCGCGCGCATCATTCTTGCGAATCCACGTGAGTATGCCCGTCGTGGAGAAGATACGTCTTCCGAAGAGGTGAGGCCACTGACAGCCGAAGAGGTGCGTGAATTTGAGCGCTTTCTCGATCGCGAATGGGAGATTGCCAATGCCCTGTATCGCGAGCCAGAACTGATCAATAGTCGTGAGTTCGTACGCGATAATCCGGCGCTAGCGGACTGGCTGCGAGAGCATCCTCGCATGGCTCGTGCTGTTCACGAACGGCCACGTGAGTATCTCTGGCGGCAGCGAGGTTTGAGTATTGATGACTTCTTACGTCAAATATTGACTCCTCGACCGGGAAACTAAGGAATGGGACAGTGAAGACAAGCGCGCCTGAGCCTGAGAGTACGAGAATCGGACACTGCGATCACAGGCGATGAAGTAGAGAAACACAGAGCAGACGAAGCGAGGAACAAAGTGATAGGCGCTGTGCGCTCTTCCTTGCCGATTCTCTAGTGCGCTGTTTCTTCTGGCTCACTACTGGTGCGAGGATTCCTCCTGATTCGCTTCTTTGACGGCATCGAGCACTGCACTGGCCCGTTGCACATGGACTTGGACTTCCAGGATTTGGTTGAGTAACCGGCCAATGTAGGCTCGCGCTTCTTCAGTTTGTGGACCAAGGCCTTTGACAAGTTGGGTAGCGGCACTCACGCCCTGTGTTGCTTGGGTGACGGCGCTTTCGATTTCTGCAAATGTTTCGGTATCAATGATCATGTATTTTCCTCTTATGAGGGGGGGAAGCAGCAAGTCTCCCTGCCTCCTTATTTTCGCCTCCGGCACTCTACAGAGAAAAGCCATTTGTCGTCAACGCGGTCAGTGGGTCTCTGTATAAATATAGTTATCGTGGTATTTGGGTGCCGCTGTCAAGTTTTGTTTTGCCATTTCCCTCACTGCCTGGATGATACTGTTGCACTATGCGAACGTTGACTCAACCTCGAGAGCAAATCCCTGCGCGTTGCCTTGTCATTGGCCACCGTGGTGCGGCCGCTACGTGCCCGGAGAATACCCTCTTTTCGTTTGTGACTGCCCGTGACACTGGTGCACATATGATCGAACTCGATGTGCAACAGAGTGTAGATGAAAAGTTGATCGTCTTCCACGACGAGACACTTGAACGGTTATGTCGGGAGCCAACCACCGTCGGTTCCCTTCCTGAGTCGGTGTTAATGACCAAAGTGGTTGGGCAGCGGAATGAGCAATTGGTGACGATTCCTTCCCTTGCGCAGGTGTTTTCAACTCTGAGGGATTCACTGCTGTATAACGTGGAACTCAAAACCGACGCCATCCACTATCCTGGTATTGAGGCTCGACTTGTGTCGTTAGTACGAACCTATGGACTGAGTGACCAGGTCCTGGTTTCCAGCTTCAATCACGAGAGTTTGCGTTTGGTAAGACAATACGATCAACAGTTGTCACTAGGATTACTGCTCGATCACGCGCAAGCTCAGCAATGTGGGAATTGCGATGGGATTGTCGTCCGTGCGCGTGAGTACGCGTGTTTTTCCGTTCACCCAGAGTTCTCTGTTTTGCGCGACTGGCCTGATCTCGGAGCCCGTTGTCATGCTGCAGGGCTTCGTATTTTTCCGTGGACAGTGGATAACGAGGATGATTGGCGATTCCTCGTAGAGGAGGTTGATGTTGATGGGATTATCACCAATGACCCAGGGAGATTGCATGGGTGGTTGGTGAAGCACGCGGAGCGACATCGTTAAGCTTGAGCATGCTCGTCAAACATCTTGCGCCAATGCTCGTCGTACACAACGGCAGGAATCAACCGCACGGCAAGAAAAATCAGGGCGGGCACAATAATCACATCGTCGAGATGTCCAATGATGGGGAGAAAATCTGGAATGAGATCGAAAGGGAGCGCGACGTACGCGAGCGCTGCCCAGAGGAGATAGCGTGCCAGTCGTGGCGTGCGCGGGTCGTGATAAAGCGCAGTGTAGAACGCCAGGTGTTGGCGAAGAGTTCGTGCGATTTCCTTGAATTTGTCAAGCATCTACAGTCTCTACGGCTAGCTGAACAACCTCAGTTGTGTCGGTGCAGAGGTAACCGTGTTCCACGGTAATGACGGAACAGGAATCTTCCGTTGCTCAAGTAACGACTGGAAGTGACGCGCGGTTCCAGGCGAGTGCTCTTCAATCGGGCAATGCACAAAGAAATAGATCTGTATGCCCTGATGTAACCACTGCTCAACCTGCGTGAGCCACTCCTCCATGAACTGGTTGTTACTCTTTTGTTGCGGGTGGCTAATAAAACGAACGAGGCTAAACGGAGCCGTTACACAGGGGTGTAGTGGTAACTTTGGTTTGCGTCGCTCCATACCGACCTGGGGATCATCGGGCCCTTCATAAATTGGGCGCGTATCGAGGAGGACGCGGCCGACACTATTTCTCTCTAAGAGCGAAGTGAGTGCACTGCTATGTGGTTCACGAAACCAATCGGGATGACGGACCTCTACAGCAAGAGGGAT encodes:
- a CDS encoding DUF1232 domain-containing protein, whose protein sequence is MLDKFKEIARTLRQHLAFYTALYHDPRTPRLARYLLWAALAYVALPFDLIPDFLPIIGHLDDVIIVPALIFLAVRLIPAVVYDEHWRKMFDEHAQA
- a CDS encoding DUF72 domain-containing protein, which gives rise to MASLSHFFLGCAVWAYKGWLGEFFPPGSRTADFLRLYSQRLTAVEINATFDGVPSRETVTRWAAETPPGFRFCPKLPRDLTHKGLLQPSIPGALQFGKLMQGLGDRLGPIFVQLPPQYGPTMLHDLGAFLATWPRQEIPLAVEVRHPDWFREPHSSALTSLLERNSVGRVLLDTRPIYEGPDDPQVGMERRKPKLPLHPCVTAPFSLVRFISHPQQKSNNQFMEEWLTQVEQWLHQGIQIYFFVHCPIEEHSPGTARHFQSLLEQRKIPVPSLPWNTVTSAPTQLRLFS